One window of the Ictidomys tridecemlineatus isolate mIctTri1 chromosome 11, mIctTri1.hap1, whole genome shotgun sequence genome contains the following:
- the LOC101975448 gene encoding protein argonaute-1 isoform X3, producing MEAGPSGAAAGAYLPPLQQVFQAPRRPGIGTVGKPIKLLANYFEVDIPKIDVYHYEVDIKPDKCPRRVNREVVEYMVQHFKPQIFGDRKPVYDGKKNIYTVTALPIGNERVDFEVTIPGEGKDRIFKVSIKWLAIVSWRMLHEALVSGQIPVPLESVQALDVAMRHLASMRYTPVGRSFFSPPEGYYHPLGGGREVWFGFHQSVRPAMWKMMLNIDVSATAFYKAQPVIEFMCEVLDIRNIDEQPKPLTDSQRVRFTKEIKGLKVEVTHCGQMKRKYRVCNVTRRPASHQTFPLQLESGQTVECTVAQYFKQKYNLQLKYPHLPCLQVGQEQKHTYLPLEVCNIVAGQRCIKKLTDNQTSTMIKATARSAPDRQEEISRLMKNASYNLDPYIQEFGIKVKDDMTEVTGRVLPAPILQYGGRVSRNRAIATPNQGVWDMRGKQFYNGIEIKVWAIACFAPQKQCREEVLKNFTDQLRKISKDAGMPIQGQPCFCKYAQGADSVEPMFRHLKNTYSGLQLIIVILPGKTPVYAEVKRVGDTLLGMATQCVQVKNVVKTSPQTLSNLCLKINVKLGGINNILVPHQRSAVFQQPVIFLGADVTHPPAGDGKKPSITAVVGSMDAHPSRYCATVRVQRPRQEIIEDLSYMVRELLIQFYKSTRFKPTRIIFYRDGVPEGQLPQILHYELLAIRDACIKLEKDYQPGITYIVVQKRHHTRLFCADKNERIGKSGNIPAGTTVDTNITHPFEFDFYLCSHAGIQGTSRPSHYYVLWDDNRFTADELQILTYQLCHTYVRCTRSVSIPAPAYYARLVAFRARYHLVDKEHDSGEGSHISGQSNGRDPQALAKAVQVHQDTLRTMYFA from the exons ATGGAAGCGGGACCCTCGGGAGCAG CTGCGGGCGCCTACCTGCCCCCCCTGCAGCAGGTATTCCAGGCACCTCGACGGCCTGGCATTGGCACTGTGGGGAAACCAATCAAGCTCTTGGCCAATTACTTTGAGGTGGACATTCCTAAGATCGACGTCTACCACTACGAGGTGGACATCAAGCCGGATAAGTGTCCTCGCAGAGTTAATCG GGAAGTGGTGGAATACATGGTCCAGCATTTCAAGCCTCAGATCTTTGGTGATCGCAAGCCCGTGTATGATGGAAAGAAGAATATTTACACTGTCACAGCACTGCCCATTGGCAACGAACGG GTCGACTTTGAGGTGACAATCCCTGGGGAAGGGAAGGATCGAATTTTTAAGGTCTCCATCAAGTGGCTAGCCATTGTGAGCTGGCGCATgctgcatgaggccctggtcaGTGGCCAGATCCCTGTTCCCCTGGAGTCGGTGCAAGCCTTGGATGTGGCCATGAGGCACCTGGCATCCATGAG GTACACCCCTGTGGGCCGCTCCTTCTTCTCACCGCCTGAGGGCTACTACCACCCGCTGGGGGGTGGGCGCGAGGTCTGGTTCGGCTTTCACCAGTCTGTGCGCCCTGCCATGTGGAAGATGATGCTCAACATTGATG TCTCAGCCACTGCCTTCTACAAGGCACAGCCAGTGATTGAGTTCATGTGTGAGGTGTTGGACATCAGGAACATAGACGAGCAGCCCAAGCCCCTCACGGACTCTCAGCGTGTTCGCTTTACCAAGGAAATTAAGG GCCTGAAGGTGGAAGTGACCCATTGTGGACAGATGAAGAGGAAATACCGTGTGTGTAATGTTACCCGCCGCCCTGCTAGCCATCAGAC GTTTCCCTTGCAGCTGGAAAGTGGACAGACTGTAGAGTGCACAGTGGCACAATATTTCAAGCAGAAATACAACCTTCAGCTCAAGTATCCCCACCTACCTTGCCTGCAAGTTGGCCAAGAACAAAAGCATACCTATCTGCCCCTAGAG GTCTGTAACATTGTGGCTGGGCAGCGCTGCATAAAGAAGCTGACTGACAACCAGACTTCAACCATGATAAAGGCTACAGCTAGGTCAGCCCCAGACAGACAGGAGGAGATAAGTCGCCTG ATGAAGAATGCCAGCTACAACCTAGATCCCTACATCCAGGAATTTGGAATCAAAGTGAAAGATGACATGACGGAGGTGACAGGGCGAGTGCTGCCGGCGCCCATCTTGCAGTACGGCGGCCGGGTGAGCAGG AACCGGGCCATTGCCACACCCAATCAAGGTGTTTGGGACATGCGGGGGAAACAGTTCTACAATGGGATTGAGATCAAAGTCTGGGCCATCGCCTGCTTCGCACCCCAAAAACAGTGTCGAGAAGAGGTGCTCAA GAACTTCACAGACCAGCTGCGGAAGATTTCCAAGGATGCAGGGATGCCCATCCAGGGTCAGCCTTGTTTCTGCAAATACGCACAAGGGGCTGACAGCGTGGAGCCCATGTTCCGGCATCTCAAGAACACCTACTCAGGGCTGCAGCTCATTATCGTCATCCTGCCAGGGAAGACGCCAGTGTATG CTGAGGTGAAACGAGTTGGAGATACTCTTTTGGGAATGGCAACACAGTGTGTGCAGGTGAAGAACGTAGTCAAGACATCGCCTCAGACtctatccaacctctgcctcaAGATCAATGTCAAACTTGGTGGCATTAACAACATCCTAGTCCCACACCAGCG CTCTGCTGTCTTTCAACAGCCAGTGATATTCCTAGGAGCAGATGTTACACACCCCCCAGCAGGGGATGGGAAAAAACCTTCTATCACAGCA GTAGTAGGCAGTATGGATGCCCACCCCAGCCGATACTGTGCTACTGTGCGGGTACAGCGACCACGGCAGGAGATCATTGAAGACTTGTCCTACATGGTGCGTGAGCTGCTCATCCAATTCTACAAGTCCACCCGCTTCAAGCCGACGCGCATCATCTTCTATCGAGATGGGGTCCCAGAAGGCCAGCTTCCCCAG ATCCTCCACTATGAGCTACTGGCCATTCGAGATGCCTGCATCAAACTGGAAAAGGACTACCAGCCTGGGATCACTTACATTGTGGTGCAGAAACGCCATCACACCCGCCTTTTTTGTGCTGACAAGAATGAGCGA ATTGGGAAGAGTGGTAACATCCCAGCTGGGACCACTGTGGACACCAACATCACCCATCCATTTGAGTTTGACTTCTATCTGTGCAGCCATGCAGGCATCCAG GGTACCAGCCGACCATCCCATTACTATGTCCTTTGGGATGACAACCGTTTCACAGCGGATGAGCTTCAGATATTGACATACCAGCTGTGCCACACTTATGTACGATGCACACGTTCTGTCTCTATCCCAGCACCAGCCTACTATGCCCGCCTAGTGGCTTTCCGGGCACGATACCACCTGGTGGACAAGGAGCATGACAG tggaGAGGGGAGCCACATATCGGGGCAGAGCAATGGGCGGgacccccaggccctggccaAAGCCGTGCAGGTTCACCAGGATACTCTGCGCACCATGTACTTCGCTTGA
- the LOC101975448 gene encoding protein argonaute-1 isoform X4, which produces MEAGPSGAAAGAYLPPLQQVFQAPRRPGIGTVGKPIKLLANYFEVDIPKIDVYHYEVDIKPDKCPRRVNREVVEYMVQHFKPQIFGDRKPVYDGKKNIYTVTALPIGNERVDFEVTIPGEGKDRIFKVSIKWLAIVSWRMLHEALVSGQIPVPLESVQALDVAMRHLASMRYTPVGRSFFSPPEGYYHPLGGGREVWFGFHQSVRPAMWKMMLNIDVSATAFYKAQPVIEFMCEVLDIRNIDEQPKPLTDSQRVRFTKEIKGLKVEVTHCGQMKRKYRVCNVTRRPASHQTFPLQLESGQTVECTVAQYFKQKYNLQLKYPHLPCLQVGQEQKHTYLPLEVCNIVAGQRCIKKLTDNQTSTMIKATARSAPDRQEEISRLMKNASYNLDPYIQEFGIKVKDDMTEVTGRVLPAPILQYGGRNRAIATPNQGVWDMRGKQFYNGIEIKVWAIACFAPQKQCREEVLKNFTDQLRKISKDAGMPIQGQPCFCKYAQGADSVEPMFRHLKNTYSGLQLIIVILPGKTPVYAEVKRVGDTLLGMATQCVQVKNVVKTSPQTLSNLCLKINVKLGGINNILVPHQRSAVFQQPVIFLGADVTHPPAGDGKKPSITAVVGSMDAHPSRYCATVRVQRPRQEIIEDLSYMVRELLIQFYKSTRFKPTRIIFYRDGVPEGQLPQILHYELLAIRDACIKLEKDYQPGITYIVVQKRHHTRLFCADKNERIGKSGNIPAGTTVDTNITHPFEFDFYLCSHAGIQGTSRPSHYYVLWDDNRFTADELQILTYQLCHTYVRCTRSVSIPAPAYYARLVAFRARYHLVDKEHDSGEGSHISGQSNGRDPQALAKAVQVHQDTLRTMYFA; this is translated from the exons ATGGAAGCGGGACCCTCGGGAGCAG CTGCGGGCGCCTACCTGCCCCCCCTGCAGCAGGTATTCCAGGCACCTCGACGGCCTGGCATTGGCACTGTGGGGAAACCAATCAAGCTCTTGGCCAATTACTTTGAGGTGGACATTCCTAAGATCGACGTCTACCACTACGAGGTGGACATCAAGCCGGATAAGTGTCCTCGCAGAGTTAATCG GGAAGTGGTGGAATACATGGTCCAGCATTTCAAGCCTCAGATCTTTGGTGATCGCAAGCCCGTGTATGATGGAAAGAAGAATATTTACACTGTCACAGCACTGCCCATTGGCAACGAACGG GTCGACTTTGAGGTGACAATCCCTGGGGAAGGGAAGGATCGAATTTTTAAGGTCTCCATCAAGTGGCTAGCCATTGTGAGCTGGCGCATgctgcatgaggccctggtcaGTGGCCAGATCCCTGTTCCCCTGGAGTCGGTGCAAGCCTTGGATGTGGCCATGAGGCACCTGGCATCCATGAG GTACACCCCTGTGGGCCGCTCCTTCTTCTCACCGCCTGAGGGCTACTACCACCCGCTGGGGGGTGGGCGCGAGGTCTGGTTCGGCTTTCACCAGTCTGTGCGCCCTGCCATGTGGAAGATGATGCTCAACATTGATG TCTCAGCCACTGCCTTCTACAAGGCACAGCCAGTGATTGAGTTCATGTGTGAGGTGTTGGACATCAGGAACATAGACGAGCAGCCCAAGCCCCTCACGGACTCTCAGCGTGTTCGCTTTACCAAGGAAATTAAGG GCCTGAAGGTGGAAGTGACCCATTGTGGACAGATGAAGAGGAAATACCGTGTGTGTAATGTTACCCGCCGCCCTGCTAGCCATCAGAC GTTTCCCTTGCAGCTGGAAAGTGGACAGACTGTAGAGTGCACAGTGGCACAATATTTCAAGCAGAAATACAACCTTCAGCTCAAGTATCCCCACCTACCTTGCCTGCAAGTTGGCCAAGAACAAAAGCATACCTATCTGCCCCTAGAG GTCTGTAACATTGTGGCTGGGCAGCGCTGCATAAAGAAGCTGACTGACAACCAGACTTCAACCATGATAAAGGCTACAGCTAGGTCAGCCCCAGACAGACAGGAGGAGATAAGTCGCCTG ATGAAGAATGCCAGCTACAACCTAGATCCCTACATCCAGGAATTTGGAATCAAAGTGAAAGATGACATGACGGAGGTGACAGGGCGAGTGCTGCCGGCGCCCATCTTGCAGTACGGCGGCCGG AACCGGGCCATTGCCACACCCAATCAAGGTGTTTGGGACATGCGGGGGAAACAGTTCTACAATGGGATTGAGATCAAAGTCTGGGCCATCGCCTGCTTCGCACCCCAAAAACAGTGTCGAGAAGAGGTGCTCAA GAACTTCACAGACCAGCTGCGGAAGATTTCCAAGGATGCAGGGATGCCCATCCAGGGTCAGCCTTGTTTCTGCAAATACGCACAAGGGGCTGACAGCGTGGAGCCCATGTTCCGGCATCTCAAGAACACCTACTCAGGGCTGCAGCTCATTATCGTCATCCTGCCAGGGAAGACGCCAGTGTATG CTGAGGTGAAACGAGTTGGAGATACTCTTTTGGGAATGGCAACACAGTGTGTGCAGGTGAAGAACGTAGTCAAGACATCGCCTCAGACtctatccaacctctgcctcaAGATCAATGTCAAACTTGGTGGCATTAACAACATCCTAGTCCCACACCAGCG CTCTGCTGTCTTTCAACAGCCAGTGATATTCCTAGGAGCAGATGTTACACACCCCCCAGCAGGGGATGGGAAAAAACCTTCTATCACAGCA GTAGTAGGCAGTATGGATGCCCACCCCAGCCGATACTGTGCTACTGTGCGGGTACAGCGACCACGGCAGGAGATCATTGAAGACTTGTCCTACATGGTGCGTGAGCTGCTCATCCAATTCTACAAGTCCACCCGCTTCAAGCCGACGCGCATCATCTTCTATCGAGATGGGGTCCCAGAAGGCCAGCTTCCCCAG ATCCTCCACTATGAGCTACTGGCCATTCGAGATGCCTGCATCAAACTGGAAAAGGACTACCAGCCTGGGATCACTTACATTGTGGTGCAGAAACGCCATCACACCCGCCTTTTTTGTGCTGACAAGAATGAGCGA ATTGGGAAGAGTGGTAACATCCCAGCTGGGACCACTGTGGACACCAACATCACCCATCCATTTGAGTTTGACTTCTATCTGTGCAGCCATGCAGGCATCCAG GGTACCAGCCGACCATCCCATTACTATGTCCTTTGGGATGACAACCGTTTCACAGCGGATGAGCTTCAGATATTGACATACCAGCTGTGCCACACTTATGTACGATGCACACGTTCTGTCTCTATCCCAGCACCAGCCTACTATGCCCGCCTAGTGGCTTTCCGGGCACGATACCACCTGGTGGACAAGGAGCATGACAG tggaGAGGGGAGCCACATATCGGGGCAGAGCAATGGGCGGgacccccaggccctggccaAAGCCGTGCAGGTTCACCAGGATACTCTGCGCACCATGTACTTCGCTTGA
- the LOC101975448 gene encoding protein argonaute-1 isoform X5 — MEAGPSGAAAGAYLPPLQQVFQAPRRPGIGTVGKPIKLLANYFEVDIPKIDVYHYEVDIKPDKCPRRVNREVVEYMVQHFKPQIFGDRKPVYDGKKNIYTVTALPIGNERVDFEVTIPGEGKDRIFKVSIKWLAIVSWRMLHEALVSGQIPVPLESVQALDVAMRHLASMRYTPVGRSFFSPPEGYYHPLGGGREVWFGFHQSVRPAMWKMMLNIDVSATAFYKAQPVIEFMCEVLDIRNIDEQPKPLTDSQRVRFTKEIKGLKVEVTHCGQMKRKYRVCNVTRRPASHQTFPLQLESGQTVECTVAQYFKQKYNLQLKYPHLPCLQVGQEQKHTYLPLEVCNIVAGQRCIKKLTDNQTSTMIKATARSAPDRQEEISRLMKNASYNLDPYIQEFGIKVKDDMTEVTGRVLPAPILQYGGRVSRNRAIATPNQGVWDMRGKQFYNGIEIKVWAIACFAPQKQCREEVLKNFTDQLRKISKDAGMPIQGQPCFCKYAQGADSVEPMFRHLKNTYSGLQLIIVILPGKTPVYAEVKRVGDTLLGMATQCVQVKNVVKTSPQTLSNLCLKINVKLGGINNILVPHQRSAVFQQPVIFLGADVTHPPAGDGKKPSITAVVGSMDAHPSRYCATVRVQRPRQEIIEDLSYMVRELLIQFYKSTRFKPTRIIFYRDGVPEGQLPQILHYELLAIRDACIKLEKDYQPGITYIVVQKRHHTRLFCADKNERLPGLDPIYRTTPRERKGNNHLLNFSYVPDTVQGVFLTATL; from the exons ATGGAAGCGGGACCCTCGGGAGCAG CTGCGGGCGCCTACCTGCCCCCCCTGCAGCAGGTATTCCAGGCACCTCGACGGCCTGGCATTGGCACTGTGGGGAAACCAATCAAGCTCTTGGCCAATTACTTTGAGGTGGACATTCCTAAGATCGACGTCTACCACTACGAGGTGGACATCAAGCCGGATAAGTGTCCTCGCAGAGTTAATCG GGAAGTGGTGGAATACATGGTCCAGCATTTCAAGCCTCAGATCTTTGGTGATCGCAAGCCCGTGTATGATGGAAAGAAGAATATTTACACTGTCACAGCACTGCCCATTGGCAACGAACGG GTCGACTTTGAGGTGACAATCCCTGGGGAAGGGAAGGATCGAATTTTTAAGGTCTCCATCAAGTGGCTAGCCATTGTGAGCTGGCGCATgctgcatgaggccctggtcaGTGGCCAGATCCCTGTTCCCCTGGAGTCGGTGCAAGCCTTGGATGTGGCCATGAGGCACCTGGCATCCATGAG GTACACCCCTGTGGGCCGCTCCTTCTTCTCACCGCCTGAGGGCTACTACCACCCGCTGGGGGGTGGGCGCGAGGTCTGGTTCGGCTTTCACCAGTCTGTGCGCCCTGCCATGTGGAAGATGATGCTCAACATTGATG TCTCAGCCACTGCCTTCTACAAGGCACAGCCAGTGATTGAGTTCATGTGTGAGGTGTTGGACATCAGGAACATAGACGAGCAGCCCAAGCCCCTCACGGACTCTCAGCGTGTTCGCTTTACCAAGGAAATTAAGG GCCTGAAGGTGGAAGTGACCCATTGTGGACAGATGAAGAGGAAATACCGTGTGTGTAATGTTACCCGCCGCCCTGCTAGCCATCAGAC GTTTCCCTTGCAGCTGGAAAGTGGACAGACTGTAGAGTGCACAGTGGCACAATATTTCAAGCAGAAATACAACCTTCAGCTCAAGTATCCCCACCTACCTTGCCTGCAAGTTGGCCAAGAACAAAAGCATACCTATCTGCCCCTAGAG GTCTGTAACATTGTGGCTGGGCAGCGCTGCATAAAGAAGCTGACTGACAACCAGACTTCAACCATGATAAAGGCTACAGCTAGGTCAGCCCCAGACAGACAGGAGGAGATAAGTCGCCTG ATGAAGAATGCCAGCTACAACCTAGATCCCTACATCCAGGAATTTGGAATCAAAGTGAAAGATGACATGACGGAGGTGACAGGGCGAGTGCTGCCGGCGCCCATCTTGCAGTACGGCGGCCGGGTGAGCAGG AACCGGGCCATTGCCACACCCAATCAAGGTGTTTGGGACATGCGGGGGAAACAGTTCTACAATGGGATTGAGATCAAAGTCTGGGCCATCGCCTGCTTCGCACCCCAAAAACAGTGTCGAGAAGAGGTGCTCAA GAACTTCACAGACCAGCTGCGGAAGATTTCCAAGGATGCAGGGATGCCCATCCAGGGTCAGCCTTGTTTCTGCAAATACGCACAAGGGGCTGACAGCGTGGAGCCCATGTTCCGGCATCTCAAGAACACCTACTCAGGGCTGCAGCTCATTATCGTCATCCTGCCAGGGAAGACGCCAGTGTATG CTGAGGTGAAACGAGTTGGAGATACTCTTTTGGGAATGGCAACACAGTGTGTGCAGGTGAAGAACGTAGTCAAGACATCGCCTCAGACtctatccaacctctgcctcaAGATCAATGTCAAACTTGGTGGCATTAACAACATCCTAGTCCCACACCAGCG CTCTGCTGTCTTTCAACAGCCAGTGATATTCCTAGGAGCAGATGTTACACACCCCCCAGCAGGGGATGGGAAAAAACCTTCTATCACAGCA GTAGTAGGCAGTATGGATGCCCACCCCAGCCGATACTGTGCTACTGTGCGGGTACAGCGACCACGGCAGGAGATCATTGAAGACTTGTCCTACATGGTGCGTGAGCTGCTCATCCAATTCTACAAGTCCACCCGCTTCAAGCCGACGCGCATCATCTTCTATCGAGATGGGGTCCCAGAAGGCCAGCTTCCCCAG ATCCTCCACTATGAGCTACTGGCCATTCGAGATGCCTGCATCAAACTGGAAAAGGACTACCAGCCTGGGATCACTTACATTGTGGTGCAGAAACGCCATCACACCCGCCTTTTTTGTGCTGACAAGAATGAGCGA CTCCCTGGCCTAGACCCCATATATAGAACAACTcccagagaaaggaaagggaacaaCCATTTATTGAACTTCTCCTATGTGCCAGATACTGTACAAGGCGTCTTCCTCACAGCAACCCTgtga
- the LOC101975448 gene encoding protein argonaute-1 isoform X1: MEAGPSGAAAGAYLPPLQQVFQAPRRPGIGTVGKPIKLLANYFEVDIPKIDVYHYEVDIKPDKCPRRVNREVVEYMVQHFKPQIFGDRKPVYDGKKNIYTVTALPIGNERVDFEVTIPGEGKDRIFKVSIKWLAIVSWRMLHEALVSGQIPVPLESVQALDVAMRHLASMRYTPVGRSFFSPPEGYYHPLGGGREVWFGFHQSVRPAMWKMMLNIDVSATAFYKAQPVIEFMCEVLDIRNIDEQPKPLTDSQRVRFTKEIKGLKVEVTHCGQMKRKYRVCNVTRRPASHQTFPLQLESGQTVECTVAQYFKQKYNLQLKYPHLPCLQVGQEQKHTYLPLEVCNIVAGQRCIKKLTDNQTSTMIKATARSAPDRQEEISRLMKNASYNLDPYIQEFGIKVKDDMTEVTGRVLPAPILQYGGRVSRNRAIATPNQGVWDMRGKQFYNGIEIKVWAIACFAPQKQCREEVLKNFTDQLRKISKDAGMPIQGQPCFCKYAQGADSVEPMFRHLKNTYSGLQLIIVILPGKTPVYAEVKRVGDTLLGMATQCVQVKNVVKTSPQTLSNLCLKINVKLGGINNILVPHQRSAVFQQPVIFLGADVTHPPAGDGKKPSITAVVGSMDAHPSRYCATVRVQRPRQEIIEDLSYMVRELLIQFYKSTRFKPTRIIFYRDGVPEGQLPQILHYELLAIRDACIKLEKDYQPGITYIVVQKRHHTRLFCADKNERILYKASSSQQPCEIGKSGNIPAGTTVDTNITHPFEFDFYLCSHAGIQGTSRPSHYYVLWDDNRFTADELQILTYQLCHTYVRCTRSVSIPAPAYYARLVAFRARYHLVDKEHDSGEGSHISGQSNGRDPQALAKAVQVHQDTLRTMYFA; this comes from the exons ATGGAAGCGGGACCCTCGGGAGCAG CTGCGGGCGCCTACCTGCCCCCCCTGCAGCAGGTATTCCAGGCACCTCGACGGCCTGGCATTGGCACTGTGGGGAAACCAATCAAGCTCTTGGCCAATTACTTTGAGGTGGACATTCCTAAGATCGACGTCTACCACTACGAGGTGGACATCAAGCCGGATAAGTGTCCTCGCAGAGTTAATCG GGAAGTGGTGGAATACATGGTCCAGCATTTCAAGCCTCAGATCTTTGGTGATCGCAAGCCCGTGTATGATGGAAAGAAGAATATTTACACTGTCACAGCACTGCCCATTGGCAACGAACGG GTCGACTTTGAGGTGACAATCCCTGGGGAAGGGAAGGATCGAATTTTTAAGGTCTCCATCAAGTGGCTAGCCATTGTGAGCTGGCGCATgctgcatgaggccctggtcaGTGGCCAGATCCCTGTTCCCCTGGAGTCGGTGCAAGCCTTGGATGTGGCCATGAGGCACCTGGCATCCATGAG GTACACCCCTGTGGGCCGCTCCTTCTTCTCACCGCCTGAGGGCTACTACCACCCGCTGGGGGGTGGGCGCGAGGTCTGGTTCGGCTTTCACCAGTCTGTGCGCCCTGCCATGTGGAAGATGATGCTCAACATTGATG TCTCAGCCACTGCCTTCTACAAGGCACAGCCAGTGATTGAGTTCATGTGTGAGGTGTTGGACATCAGGAACATAGACGAGCAGCCCAAGCCCCTCACGGACTCTCAGCGTGTTCGCTTTACCAAGGAAATTAAGG GCCTGAAGGTGGAAGTGACCCATTGTGGACAGATGAAGAGGAAATACCGTGTGTGTAATGTTACCCGCCGCCCTGCTAGCCATCAGAC GTTTCCCTTGCAGCTGGAAAGTGGACAGACTGTAGAGTGCACAGTGGCACAATATTTCAAGCAGAAATACAACCTTCAGCTCAAGTATCCCCACCTACCTTGCCTGCAAGTTGGCCAAGAACAAAAGCATACCTATCTGCCCCTAGAG GTCTGTAACATTGTGGCTGGGCAGCGCTGCATAAAGAAGCTGACTGACAACCAGACTTCAACCATGATAAAGGCTACAGCTAGGTCAGCCCCAGACAGACAGGAGGAGATAAGTCGCCTG ATGAAGAATGCCAGCTACAACCTAGATCCCTACATCCAGGAATTTGGAATCAAAGTGAAAGATGACATGACGGAGGTGACAGGGCGAGTGCTGCCGGCGCCCATCTTGCAGTACGGCGGCCGGGTGAGCAGG AACCGGGCCATTGCCACACCCAATCAAGGTGTTTGGGACATGCGGGGGAAACAGTTCTACAATGGGATTGAGATCAAAGTCTGGGCCATCGCCTGCTTCGCACCCCAAAAACAGTGTCGAGAAGAGGTGCTCAA GAACTTCACAGACCAGCTGCGGAAGATTTCCAAGGATGCAGGGATGCCCATCCAGGGTCAGCCTTGTTTCTGCAAATACGCACAAGGGGCTGACAGCGTGGAGCCCATGTTCCGGCATCTCAAGAACACCTACTCAGGGCTGCAGCTCATTATCGTCATCCTGCCAGGGAAGACGCCAGTGTATG CTGAGGTGAAACGAGTTGGAGATACTCTTTTGGGAATGGCAACACAGTGTGTGCAGGTGAAGAACGTAGTCAAGACATCGCCTCAGACtctatccaacctctgcctcaAGATCAATGTCAAACTTGGTGGCATTAACAACATCCTAGTCCCACACCAGCG CTCTGCTGTCTTTCAACAGCCAGTGATATTCCTAGGAGCAGATGTTACACACCCCCCAGCAGGGGATGGGAAAAAACCTTCTATCACAGCA GTAGTAGGCAGTATGGATGCCCACCCCAGCCGATACTGTGCTACTGTGCGGGTACAGCGACCACGGCAGGAGATCATTGAAGACTTGTCCTACATGGTGCGTGAGCTGCTCATCCAATTCTACAAGTCCACCCGCTTCAAGCCGACGCGCATCATCTTCTATCGAGATGGGGTCCCAGAAGGCCAGCTTCCCCAG ATCCTCCACTATGAGCTACTGGCCATTCGAGATGCCTGCATCAAACTGGAAAAGGACTACCAGCCTGGGATCACTTACATTGTGGTGCAGAAACGCCATCACACCCGCCTTTTTTGTGCTGACAAGAATGAGCGA ATACTGTACAAGGCGTCTTCCTCACAGCAACCCTgtgag ATTGGGAAGAGTGGTAACATCCCAGCTGGGACCACTGTGGACACCAACATCACCCATCCATTTGAGTTTGACTTCTATCTGTGCAGCCATGCAGGCATCCAG GGTACCAGCCGACCATCCCATTACTATGTCCTTTGGGATGACAACCGTTTCACAGCGGATGAGCTTCAGATATTGACATACCAGCTGTGCCACACTTATGTACGATGCACACGTTCTGTCTCTATCCCAGCACCAGCCTACTATGCCCGCCTAGTGGCTTTCCGGGCACGATACCACCTGGTGGACAAGGAGCATGACAG tggaGAGGGGAGCCACATATCGGGGCAGAGCAATGGGCGGgacccccaggccctggccaAAGCCGTGCAGGTTCACCAGGATACTCTGCGCACCATGTACTTCGCTTGA